Proteins found in one Sardina pilchardus chromosome 3, fSarPil1.1, whole genome shotgun sequence genomic segment:
- the tbc1d17 gene encoding TBC1 domain family member 17: MESKPGSHKLIFEKEGVYLHTNTKRNNQDTTIPGFIRIVERDGETTLEWSPLEDQGRSTPAVMYTKKEENGGEEETNFDPGYEPDWAVISTVKREHDHERAPVRETGHWGAFSLPLSELYSLRRARFALGRNFMVVTSRGGHPLPALHFHRGGTQELLRALRHHISLIPSPVDGRLYLAYPKDSNGASQEGDEQLLDENSPDIVSRFMQDPYATTLGGFSKVTNFFRGALRPPDSGMRSAHGSHSLHAADDEPGFELITPGAELGPRPDVTRGPPLDNWEEFLDPEGRVIDPDQVKQLVFRGGITPSLRKEVWKFLLGFYPWKSTAKEREDIVRAKTDEYFRMKVQWKSVSEEQEMRNSLLRGYRSLIERDVNRTDRHNTFFSGNDNPGLVLLHDVLMTYCMYNFDLGYVQGMSDLLSPLLFVTQNEVESFWCLTGFMDMVHHNFEESQEAMKHQLLQLSLLLRALDPELCDYLDSQDSGSLCFCFRWLLIWFKREFSFEDILSLWEVMWTRLPCSNFHLLMACAILESQKGELIGSNHDFNTILKHINELSMKLDLHSVLCGTEAIYLQLASCKELPIKVLEVLDLYVPPREVDSTICDSMSQSHETDYLLNQSEGGAAAAGSQPGSCIVPPRPPPTYP, from the exons CTAATATTCGAAAAGGAGGGGGTGTATCTTCACACCAACACTAAAAGGAACAACCAGGACACTACAATTCCTGGATTCATACGCATTGTGGAACGG GATGGAGAGACTACTCTGGAATGGAGCCCACTGGAGGACCAAGGGAGAAGCACCCCGGCAGTTATGTACACAAAAAAG gaGGAAAATGGAGGTGAAGAGGAAACAAACTTTGACCCCGGATATGAACCTGACTGGGCAGTTATCAGCACCGTGAAGCGAGAGCATGACCATGAACGTGCTCCAGTACGAGAGACAG GTCACTGGggcgctttctctctccctctgtccgaGCTGTACTCGCTGCGGCGGGCCCGCTTTGCCCTTGGCCGGAACTTCATGGTGGTGACCAGCAGGGGGGGCCACCCACTGCCTGCGCTGCACTTTCACAGAGGGGGCACCCAGGAGCTGCTGCGAGCCCTGCGCCACCACATCAGCCTCATCCC GTCTCCCGTGGATGGGAGGCTCTATCTGGCCTACCCCAAAGACTCCAATGGTGCCTCACAGGAAGGTGATGAACAACTGTTGGATGAAAACAGTCCTGATATTGTATCG AGGTTCATGCAGGACCCCTATGCGACTACCCTGGGGGGTTTCTCCAAGGTGACCAATTTCTTCAGGGGGGCCCTGCGACCCCCAGACTCGGGCATGAGGTCCGCTCACGGTTCCCACTCCCTCCATGCCGCTGACGACGAGCCGGGATTCGAACTCATCACCCCC GGTGCCGAGCTTGGGCCCAGACCAGACGTCACGAGGGGACCGCCTCTGGACAACTGGGAGGAGTTTCTTGACCCAGAAGGGCGTGTCATAGATCCTGACCAAGTTAAACAGCTGGTTTTCAGAGGG GGGATCACTCCATCCCTGCGGAAGGAAGTATGGAAGTTTCTGCTGGGATTCTATCCTTGGAAAAGCACTGCCAAAGAAAGGGAAGATATCGTCAGAGCAAAAAC AGATGAATACTTCAGGATGAAGGTTCAGTGGAAGTCAGTCAGCGAAGAGCAAGAAATGAGGAACTCCCTGCTCAGGGGTTATCGCAGCCTCATAG AGCGCGATGTGAATAGGACAGACAGGCACAACACATTCTTCTCTGGGAATGACAACCCAGGCCTGGTATTGCTTCATGATGTCCTCATGACCTACTGCATGTACAACTTTGATCTGG GCTACGTCCAGGGCATGAGTGACCTCCTGTCTCCGCTCCTCTTTGTGACTCAGAATGAGGTGGAGTCTTTCTGGTGTCTGACGGGTTTCATGGATATGGTG cacCATAACTTTGAGGAATCTCAGGAGGCGATGAAGcatcagctcctgcagctcagTTTGCTCCTCCGAGCGCTGGACCCTGAGCTCTGTGACTATCTAG attcccaAGACAGCGGCTcgctctgtttctgtttccgaTGGCTGCTCATCTGGTTCAAGAGAGAGTTCTCCTTCGAGGACATCCTGTCTCTGTGGGAG GTGATGTGGACCCGTCTGCCATGCTCCAACTTCCACCTGCTGATGGCCTGTGCCATTCTGGAGTCGCAGAAGGGGGAGTTGATTGGCTCCAATCACGACTTCAACACTATCCTCAAG CACATCAATGAGCTGTCCATGAAACTGGATCTCCACTCGGTGCTTTGTGGTACTGAGGCCATTTACCTGCAGCTGGCCAGCTGTAAG gagctcCCAATTAAAGTGCTGGAGGTGTTGGACTTGTACGTTCCCCCCAGGGAAGTTGACAGCACTATTTGTGACTCCATGTCACAAAGCCACGAGACAGACTACCtactcaaccaatcagagggTGGAGCTGCTGCGGCAGGCAGCCAACCAGGCAGCTGCATAGTACCACCACGCCCTCCCCCCACATACCCCTAA